In Massilia antarctica, the following are encoded in one genomic region:
- a CDS encoding Ig-like domain-containing protein produces MTTISDLDTPLSGLNHIDALLSSGPDWNFVTPAGNTIRYTFSIASHNEGGNDSGAGLTSFSAGQQAGTRAAMATLSAITGIVFSETSDAASADVHLCSKELGGNTAGLCSWNSGYSNSGTTLLSFHAAAYVYLDSAVVAAASNATLAPGSGGLEILLHELGHMLGLKHPFDGAIHLATGDDNTSNTLMSYTSQGGPYSTFSPYDIAALNWLYGGDGLRGALGINSTGGGRYITGTSRADSLSGSAAADRLDGGGGNDILDGGNGSDTAVFHGNYAAYTITSLGAGKLRVSGADGIDTLTSVEVLKFDDRSVQAAQLLTPPPVTPPVVTPPPVVTPPPVVTPPPVVTPPPAAADTTAPAAPTLTVVKNPNGYVAGDKPVVSGSAEANSTVKVYSGAALVATTTAGADGAWSVATSALADGINLSLTARATDAANNVSAPSAALLLSVDTHAPVAPTAGVLVPASGAIEFSGTGEAGSMIRLTNGTLIGEVTVGADGHWSLGGGGLANGNYDVSVSSLDKAGNTSTAAKHLLFALGTAAPIIVTGSAGNDALLPTPGNNIIDGGGGTDTVSYPGMRGDYTVVRDTSGFVVTAKHSPDGTDLLRNMEAIRFADTTLKLDYDDVVQALYLAYFGRAADSGGLAAFQSQLVSLHAPLTFSAVTAAYAKDAGLHSLIDSFGASAESAALYPGATSAFVTAVYKNLFGRAPDAGGLAFWTNAIDHDGLSRANASLSIMAGALENSTAQGVLDAKLVNNKIVIASDFTLAIDTTAEVNGYVGINPAATVRAMLASVTASTDIAAFQATIASTIAALPGVGAQTGAAQMQLDVVQHDTVYGGAGLPDSALILVGLQHGGLIDSVR; encoded by the coding sequence ATGACGACCATCTCCGATCTCGACACCCCCCTCTCCGGCCTGAATCACATCGATGCCCTGCTCAGTAGCGGACCCGACTGGAACTTCGTGACGCCCGCCGGCAATACCATCCGCTACACCTTTTCGATCGCCTCCCACAATGAAGGCGGCAATGACAGCGGCGCCGGACTGACGAGCTTCAGCGCGGGCCAGCAAGCCGGCACGCGCGCGGCCATGGCGACCTTGAGCGCGATTACCGGGATCGTCTTCAGCGAAACGTCCGACGCCGCCAGCGCCGACGTCCATCTGTGCTCGAAGGAACTGGGCGGTAACACGGCGGGCCTGTGCAGCTGGAATTCCGGCTATTCCAATTCAGGCACTACTCTGCTCAGCTTCCACGCGGCGGCTTACGTGTATCTGGACAGCGCCGTCGTCGCCGCCGCCTCGAATGCCACCCTGGCGCCCGGCTCGGGCGGCCTGGAAATCCTGCTGCACGAACTGGGCCACATGCTGGGCCTGAAGCATCCCTTCGACGGCGCCATCCATCTGGCGACCGGCGACGACAACACCAGCAACACCTTGATGTCCTACACCAGCCAGGGCGGTCCCTACAGCACCTTCAGCCCCTACGATATCGCGGCACTGAACTGGCTGTATGGTGGCGACGGCCTGCGCGGCGCGCTCGGCATCAACTCGACCGGCGGCGGGCGCTACATCACGGGCACCAGCCGCGCCGATAGCCTGAGCGGCAGCGCCGCCGCCGACCGCCTCGACGGCGGCGGCGGCAACGATATCCTCGACGGCGGCAACGGCAGCGATACCGCCGTGTTCCATGGCAATTACGCCGCCTACACGATTACCAGCCTGGGCGCTGGCAAGCTGCGCGTCAGCGGCGCCGACGGCATCGATACCCTGACCTCGGTCGAGGTGCTCAAGTTCGACGACCGCAGCGTGCAGGCCGCCCAGCTGCTCACCCCGCCGCCGGTGACGCCGCCGGTGGTCACTCCGCCGCCGGTGGTCACTCCGCCACCGGTCGTCACTCCGCCGCCAGTGGTCACTCCGCCGCCGGCGGCGGCCGACACCACCGCGCCCGCCGCGCCGACGCTCACCGTCGTCAAAAACCCGAACGGGTATGTGGCCGGCGACAAGCCGGTCGTCAGCGGCAGCGCCGAAGCCAACAGCACGGTCAAGGTGTACAGCGGCGCCGCCCTGGTCGCCACCACTACCGCCGGCGCCGACGGCGCCTGGTCGGTCGCCACCTCGGCCCTGGCCGACGGGATCAACCTGTCGCTGACGGCGCGCGCCACCGATGCCGCCAACAATGTCTCGGCGCCGAGCGCCGCGCTGCTGTTGAGCGTGGATACCCACGCGCCGGTGGCGCCGACCGCCGGCGTGCTGGTCCCGGCCAGCGGCGCCATCGAGTTCAGCGGCACCGGCGAAGCGGGCAGCATGATCCGCCTGACCAATGGCACCCTCATCGGCGAAGTCACGGTCGGCGCCGACGGTCACTGGAGCCTGGGCGGCGGCGGCCTGGCCAACGGCAATTACGATGTGAGCGTGAGCTCGCTCGACAAGGCCGGCAACACCAGCACCGCCGCCAAGCACCTGCTGTTTGCGCTCGGCACGGCGGCCCCGATCATCGTCACCGGCAGCGCCGGCAACGATGCCCTGCTGCCCACGCCGGGCAACAACATCATCGATGGCGGCGGCGGCACCGATACGGTGAGCTACCCGGGCATGCGCGGCGACTACACCGTGGTGCGCGATACCAGCGGTTTCGTGGTCACCGCCAAACATAGCCCCGATGGCACGGACTTGCTGCGCAATATGGAGGCGATCAGGTTCGCCGACACTACCCTCAAGCTCGACTACGATGACGTGGTGCAGGCGCTGTACCTGGCCTACTTCGGCCGCGCCGCCGATTCGGGCGGCCTGGCGGCCTTCCAGTCGCAACTGGTCAGCCTGCACGCGCCGCTGACGTTTTCGGCCGTTACCGCCGCCTACGCCAAGGATGCCGGGCTGCACAGCCTGATCGACAGCTTCGGCGCCAGCGCCGAGTCGGCCGCCTTGTATCCGGGCGCCACCAGCGCCTTCGTCACGGCCGTGTACAAGAACCTGTTCGGGCGCGCCCCGGACGCGGGCGGCCTGGCGTTCTGGACCAATGCGATCGACCATGACGGTTTGTCGCGCGCCAATGCCTCGCTCTCGATCATGGCCGGCGCGCTCGAAAACAGCACGGCCCAGGGCGTGCTCGACGCCAAACTGGTCAACAACAAGATCGTCATCGCTTCCGATTTCACCCTCGCCATCGACACGACCGCCGAAGTGAACGGCTACGTCGGCATCAATCCCGCCGCCACCGTGCGCGCCATGCTCGCCAGCGTGACGGCCAGCACCGATATCGCCGCCTTCCAGGCCACCATCGCCAGCACCATCGCGGCGCTGCCTGGTGTCGGCGCCCAGACCGGGGCCGCACAGATGCAGCTTGACGTCGTGCAGCACGATACCGTGTACGGCGGCGCCGGCCTGCCCGACAGCGCGCTCATCCTGGTCGGCCTGCAGCATGGCGGCCTGATCGATTCGGTACGGTAA